Proteins from a genomic interval of Oncorhynchus mykiss isolate Arlee chromosome 21, USDA_OmykA_1.1, whole genome shotgun sequence:
- the LOC110500994 gene encoding leucine-rich repeat and guanylate kinase domain-containing protein-like isoform X1, with the protein MSSTSTISNLQDIGKQTSPQYSSGSPTCYPHESVTQETTDAQPFPAAVHHPCADTFSTSEEEKEEKTMEKNDGVLTEEEVSSCLSNLGHSATGLEHVYQFLSAPGRNLNNVSILCNYVHLQKLELPYNKIKDVSCVSHMPYLIILDASHNQLTDFFGFQPPKNLKEVNFSHNQMSVMTHLSAYSSLSKLNLDYNCFSEIGGLLHCASLTHLSLAHNKISCIRGLDNLPIKDLCLRGNQIEKIENVETLRTLQVLDLSLNRISSLSGLQNLHLLGSINLESNLISEIKEATHIHDLCLLRELNLQRNLVQEQLDYRLAVIFLLQHLTGLDQEKVTVEEKVSAVNKYDPPLEVVAAREHMSHMVYQLMQPQVIYDSTLPSLDSPYPMLVLTGPQACGKRELAHKLCREFNDFFGYGTCHTTRGPYFGEEDGSDYHFVTEEDFQNMIHMGKFLQTMQYAGHWYGLSREAIEDVAREGLACCVHMELEGVFSLKNSHFEPRYVLMIPTDKEQYGRRLRTRALYTQTQIDTAVARVDTYVLINRERPGFFDNVIPCDEPVEAYRTLRQVVKDYLGVEEQGGEDQSTTDTPTASVTELKRDSLVDEAPPAPSTRPETVFMSCSAPDMDPSDHNCRKYYNKVQAQLTPQKTSAEMASIHRRQQLVREALMGKSPKAYTQLFKRCVLTAPSSLASQMQRDPTLSSPMMPRASHDRQHNHSENSSSDDSRASSGLSIPSSAGAFSETAGSAGCSELGLDTTAEPLDVSSLGHNLDMLKDQVESGHTPDAPRPGSELLSPGATATMARPGSNAKPILPPILSGRKTPGPSPKPQTLRHEREGEGDE; encoded by the exons ATGTCTTCTACTTCGACCATTTCCAATTTGCAAGATATCGGGAAGCAAACATCGCCCCAGTATTCCTCTGGGTCACCCACTTGCTACCCTCATGAGTCAGTGACACAGGAGACCACTGATGCGCAACCATTTCCTGCTGCGGTTCATCATCCGTGTGCAGACACGTTTTCAACCTccgaggaagagaaggaggagaagacaaTGGAG AAAAACGATGGTGTGTTGACTGAAGAGGAAGTTTCCAGCTGTTTATCCAACCTGGGACACTCTGCCACTGGACTAGAGCATGTCTACCagttcctctctgctcct GGTCGAAATCTGAATAATGTGTCCATCCTTTGCAATTACGTCCACCTTCAAAAGCTAGAACTTCCTTACAACAAaataaaag ATGTATCCTGTGTAAGCCACATGCCATATCTCATCATCCTGGATGCCTCCCACAACCAACTCACCGACTTCTTTGGATTCCAGCCGCCCAAGAACCTCAAG GAGGTAAACTTTTCCCATAACCAGATGTCAGTAATGACACATTTGTCAGCCTACTCGTCTTTGAGTAAACTGAATCTGGACT ACAACTGTTTCAGTGAGATCGGTGGTCTGCTGCATTGTGCCAGCCTCACACACCTCAGCCTGGCACACAACAAGATCTCCTGTATCAGAGGCCTGGACAACCTGCCAATCAAAGACCTCTGTCTG AGGGGGAATCAGATTGAGAAGATAGAGAATGTGGAGACTCTGAGAACCCTGCAGGTCCTGGATCTGTCTCTGAACCGCATCAGCAGTCTGTCAGGCCTGCAGAATCTCCATCTGCTGGGCTCCATCAATCTGGAGAGTAACCTG ATCAGTGAAATCAAGGAGGCCACACACATCCATGACCTGTGCCTGCTCCGGGAGCTGAATCTGCAGAGAAACCTAGTCCAG GAGCAACTGGACTACAGACTGGCAGTGATCTTCCTCCTTCAACACCTGACTGGCCTGGACCAGGAGAAAGTCACAGTAGAGGAGAAG GTCTCGGCTGTGAACAAGTACGACCCTCCTCTGGAGGTGGTGGCAGCCAGGGAGCACATGAGTCACATGGTATACCAGCTGATGCAGCCCCAGGTCATCTATGATAG CACCCTGCCCAGTCTTGACTCTCCCTACCCCATGCTGGTGTTGACTGGGCCCCAGGCTTGTGGGAAGAGAGAGCTGGCCCACAAGCTCTGCCGAGAGTTCAACGACTTCTTCGGCTACGG AACCTGCCATACCACCAGGGGTCCCTACtttggagaggaggatgggagcgACTACCATTTTGTCACGGAGGAAGACTTTCAGAACATGATTCACATG GGTAAATTCCTCCAGACGATGCAGTATGCGGGCCACTGGTATGGTCTGTCTCGTGAGGCCATAGAAGACGTGGCCAGGGAGGGCTTGGCCTGCTGTGTGCACATGGAGCTGGAG GGCGTGTTCAGTCTGAAGAACAGCCACTTTGAGCCGCGTTACGTCCTGATGATCCCCACAGACAAGGAGCAGTACGGCAGGCGGCTGAGGACCAGAGCTCTGTACACCCAGACCCAGATAGATACGGCTGTAGCCCGCGTGGATACATACGTCCTGATCAACAGAGAGCGCCCAGGCTTCTTCGACAACGTCATCCCCTGTG atgaGCCAGTGGAGGCATACAGAACCCTGAGGCAGGTGGTGAAGGACtatctgggagtggaggagcagggaggagaggaccAGAGCACCACAGACACCCCCACAG CATCTGTGACAGAGTTGAAGAGGGACTCCCTAGTGGACGAGGCGCCCCCAGCCCCCTCCACCAGGCCAGAGACAGTCTTTATGTCCTGCTCCGCTCCAGACATGGACCCCTCAGACCACAACTGTAGGAAGTACTACAACAAGGTCCAGGCCCAGCTCACCCCACAGAAGACCTCAGCA GAGATGGCCTCCATCCACAGACGGCAGCAGCTGGTCAGAGAGGCTCTGATGGGGAAGAGTCCCAAAGCCTACACCCAGCTCTTCAAGAG gtgcgTTCTCACAGCTCCATCATCATTGGCCTCTCAGATGCAGCGGGACCCCACCCTCTCATCCCCCATGATGCCTAGAGCCAGCCATGACAGACAACACAACCACTCAGAGAATAGCAG CTCTGATGACTCCCGTGCTAGTTCTGGCCTGTCCATTCCCAGCTCAGCAGGGGCCTTCTCAGAGACAGCAGGGTCAGCCGGGTGTTCAGAGCTGGGCTTGGACACCACCGCGGAGCCCCTGGATGTCTCCTCTCTGGGACACAACCTGGACATGCTGAAAG ATCAAGTAGAATCTGGCCACACTCCTGACGCCCCTCGCCCCGGCTCCGAGCTCCTCTCTCCGGGCGCCACCGCCACCATGGCACGCCCAGGCTCCAACGCCAAACCCATCCTGCCACCTATCCTGTCGGGACGCAAAACCCCCGGACCCAGCCCTAAGCCCCAAACCctgagacatgagagagagggagagggagatgagtga
- the LOC110500994 gene encoding leucine-rich repeat and guanylate kinase domain-containing protein-like isoform X3 gives MSSTSTISNLQDIGKQTSPQYSSGSPTCYPHESVTQETTDAQPFPAAVHHPCADTFSTSEEEKEEKTMEKNDGVLTEEEVSSCLSNLGHSATGLEHVYQFLSAPGRNLNNVSILCNYVHLQKLELPYNKIKDVSCVSHMPYLIILDASHNQLTDFFGFQPPKNLKEVNFSHNQMSVMTHLSAYSSLSKLNLDYNCFSEIGGLLHCASLTHLSLAHNKISCIRGLDNLPIKDLCLISEIKEATHIHDLCLLRELNLQRNLVQEQLDYRLAVIFLLQHLTGLDQEKVTVEEKVSAVNKYDPPLEVVAAREHMSHMVYQLMQPQVIYDSTLPSLDSPYPMLVLTGPQACGKRELAHKLCREFNDFFGYGTCHTTRGPYFGEEDGSDYHFVTEEDFQNMIHMGKFLQTMQYAGHWYGLSREAIEDVAREGLACCVHMELEGVFSLKNSHFEPRYVLMIPTDKEQYGRRLRTRALYTQTQIDTAVARVDTYVLINRERPGFFDNVIPCDEPVEAYRTLRQVVKDYLGVEEQGGEDQSTTDTPTASVTELKRDSLVDEAPPAPSTRPETVFMSCSAPDMDPSDHNCRKYYNKVQAQLTPQKTSAEMASIHRRQQLVREALMGKSPKAYTQLFKRCVLTAPSSLASQMQRDPTLSSPMMPRASHDRQHNHSENSSSDDSRASSGLSIPSSAGAFSETAGSAGCSELGLDTTAEPLDVSSLGHNLDMLKDQVESGHTPDAPRPGSELLSPGATATMARPGSNAKPILPPILSGRKTPGPSPKPQTLRHEREGEGDE, from the exons ATGTCTTCTACTTCGACCATTTCCAATTTGCAAGATATCGGGAAGCAAACATCGCCCCAGTATTCCTCTGGGTCACCCACTTGCTACCCTCATGAGTCAGTGACACAGGAGACCACTGATGCGCAACCATTTCCTGCTGCGGTTCATCATCCGTGTGCAGACACGTTTTCAACCTccgaggaagagaaggaggagaagacaaTGGAG AAAAACGATGGTGTGTTGACTGAAGAGGAAGTTTCCAGCTGTTTATCCAACCTGGGACACTCTGCCACTGGACTAGAGCATGTCTACCagttcctctctgctcct GGTCGAAATCTGAATAATGTGTCCATCCTTTGCAATTACGTCCACCTTCAAAAGCTAGAACTTCCTTACAACAAaataaaag ATGTATCCTGTGTAAGCCACATGCCATATCTCATCATCCTGGATGCCTCCCACAACCAACTCACCGACTTCTTTGGATTCCAGCCGCCCAAGAACCTCAAG GAGGTAAACTTTTCCCATAACCAGATGTCAGTAATGACACATTTGTCAGCCTACTCGTCTTTGAGTAAACTGAATCTGGACT ACAACTGTTTCAGTGAGATCGGTGGTCTGCTGCATTGTGCCAGCCTCACACACCTCAGCCTGGCACACAACAAGATCTCCTGTATCAGAGGCCTGGACAACCTGCCAATCAAAGACCTCTGTCTG ATCAGTGAAATCAAGGAGGCCACACACATCCATGACCTGTGCCTGCTCCGGGAGCTGAATCTGCAGAGAAACCTAGTCCAG GAGCAACTGGACTACAGACTGGCAGTGATCTTCCTCCTTCAACACCTGACTGGCCTGGACCAGGAGAAAGTCACAGTAGAGGAGAAG GTCTCGGCTGTGAACAAGTACGACCCTCCTCTGGAGGTGGTGGCAGCCAGGGAGCACATGAGTCACATGGTATACCAGCTGATGCAGCCCCAGGTCATCTATGATAG CACCCTGCCCAGTCTTGACTCTCCCTACCCCATGCTGGTGTTGACTGGGCCCCAGGCTTGTGGGAAGAGAGAGCTGGCCCACAAGCTCTGCCGAGAGTTCAACGACTTCTTCGGCTACGG AACCTGCCATACCACCAGGGGTCCCTACtttggagaggaggatgggagcgACTACCATTTTGTCACGGAGGAAGACTTTCAGAACATGATTCACATG GGTAAATTCCTCCAGACGATGCAGTATGCGGGCCACTGGTATGGTCTGTCTCGTGAGGCCATAGAAGACGTGGCCAGGGAGGGCTTGGCCTGCTGTGTGCACATGGAGCTGGAG GGCGTGTTCAGTCTGAAGAACAGCCACTTTGAGCCGCGTTACGTCCTGATGATCCCCACAGACAAGGAGCAGTACGGCAGGCGGCTGAGGACCAGAGCTCTGTACACCCAGACCCAGATAGATACGGCTGTAGCCCGCGTGGATACATACGTCCTGATCAACAGAGAGCGCCCAGGCTTCTTCGACAACGTCATCCCCTGTG atgaGCCAGTGGAGGCATACAGAACCCTGAGGCAGGTGGTGAAGGACtatctgggagtggaggagcagggaggagaggaccAGAGCACCACAGACACCCCCACAG CATCTGTGACAGAGTTGAAGAGGGACTCCCTAGTGGACGAGGCGCCCCCAGCCCCCTCCACCAGGCCAGAGACAGTCTTTATGTCCTGCTCCGCTCCAGACATGGACCCCTCAGACCACAACTGTAGGAAGTACTACAACAAGGTCCAGGCCCAGCTCACCCCACAGAAGACCTCAGCA GAGATGGCCTCCATCCACAGACGGCAGCAGCTGGTCAGAGAGGCTCTGATGGGGAAGAGTCCCAAAGCCTACACCCAGCTCTTCAAGAG gtgcgTTCTCACAGCTCCATCATCATTGGCCTCTCAGATGCAGCGGGACCCCACCCTCTCATCCCCCATGATGCCTAGAGCCAGCCATGACAGACAACACAACCACTCAGAGAATAGCAG CTCTGATGACTCCCGTGCTAGTTCTGGCCTGTCCATTCCCAGCTCAGCAGGGGCCTTCTCAGAGACAGCAGGGTCAGCCGGGTGTTCAGAGCTGGGCTTGGACACCACCGCGGAGCCCCTGGATGTCTCCTCTCTGGGACACAACCTGGACATGCTGAAAG ATCAAGTAGAATCTGGCCACACTCCTGACGCCCCTCGCCCCGGCTCCGAGCTCCTCTCTCCGGGCGCCACCGCCACCATGGCACGCCCAGGCTCCAACGCCAAACCCATCCTGCCACCTATCCTGTCGGGACGCAAAACCCCCGGACCCAGCCCTAAGCCCCAAACCctgagacatgagagagagggagagggagatgagtga
- the LOC110500994 gene encoding leucine-rich repeat and guanylate kinase domain-containing protein-like isoform X2 has translation MSSTSTISNLQDIGKQTSPQYSSGSPTCYPHESVTQETTDAQPFPAAVHHPCADTFSTSEEEKEEKTMEKNDGVLTEEEVSSCLSNLGHSATGLEHVYQFLSAPGRNLNNVSILCNYVHLQKLELPYNKIKDVSCVSHMPYLIILDASHNQLTDFFGFQPPKNLKEVNFSHNQMSVMTHLSAYSSLSKLNLDYNCFSEIGGLLHCASLTHLSLAHNKISCIRGLDNLPIKDLCLRGNQIEKIENVETLRTLQVLDLSLNRISSLSGLQNLHLLGSINLESNLISEIKEATHIHDLCLLRELNLQRNLVQEQLDYRLAVIFLLQHLTGLDQEKVTVEEKVSAVNKYDPPLEVVAAREHMSHMVYQLMQPQVIYDSTLPSLDSPYPMLVLTGPQACGKRELAHKLCREFNDFFGYGTCHTTRGPYFGEEDGSDYHFVTEEDFQNMIHMGKFLQTMQYAGHWYGLSREAIEDVAREGLACCVHMELEGVFSLKNSHFEPRYVLMIPTDKEQYGRRLRTRALYTQTQIDTAVARVDTYVLINRERPGFFDNVIPCDEPVEAYRTLRQVVKDYLGVEEQGGEDQSTTDTPTELKRDSLVDEAPPAPSTRPETVFMSCSAPDMDPSDHNCRKYYNKVQAQLTPQKTSAEMASIHRRQQLVREALMGKSPKAYTQLFKRCVLTAPSSLASQMQRDPTLSSPMMPRASHDRQHNHSENSSSDDSRASSGLSIPSSAGAFSETAGSAGCSELGLDTTAEPLDVSSLGHNLDMLKDQVESGHTPDAPRPGSELLSPGATATMARPGSNAKPILPPILSGRKTPGPSPKPQTLRHEREGEGDE, from the exons ATGTCTTCTACTTCGACCATTTCCAATTTGCAAGATATCGGGAAGCAAACATCGCCCCAGTATTCCTCTGGGTCACCCACTTGCTACCCTCATGAGTCAGTGACACAGGAGACCACTGATGCGCAACCATTTCCTGCTGCGGTTCATCATCCGTGTGCAGACACGTTTTCAACCTccgaggaagagaaggaggagaagacaaTGGAG AAAAACGATGGTGTGTTGACTGAAGAGGAAGTTTCCAGCTGTTTATCCAACCTGGGACACTCTGCCACTGGACTAGAGCATGTCTACCagttcctctctgctcct GGTCGAAATCTGAATAATGTGTCCATCCTTTGCAATTACGTCCACCTTCAAAAGCTAGAACTTCCTTACAACAAaataaaag ATGTATCCTGTGTAAGCCACATGCCATATCTCATCATCCTGGATGCCTCCCACAACCAACTCACCGACTTCTTTGGATTCCAGCCGCCCAAGAACCTCAAG GAGGTAAACTTTTCCCATAACCAGATGTCAGTAATGACACATTTGTCAGCCTACTCGTCTTTGAGTAAACTGAATCTGGACT ACAACTGTTTCAGTGAGATCGGTGGTCTGCTGCATTGTGCCAGCCTCACACACCTCAGCCTGGCACACAACAAGATCTCCTGTATCAGAGGCCTGGACAACCTGCCAATCAAAGACCTCTGTCTG AGGGGGAATCAGATTGAGAAGATAGAGAATGTGGAGACTCTGAGAACCCTGCAGGTCCTGGATCTGTCTCTGAACCGCATCAGCAGTCTGTCAGGCCTGCAGAATCTCCATCTGCTGGGCTCCATCAATCTGGAGAGTAACCTG ATCAGTGAAATCAAGGAGGCCACACACATCCATGACCTGTGCCTGCTCCGGGAGCTGAATCTGCAGAGAAACCTAGTCCAG GAGCAACTGGACTACAGACTGGCAGTGATCTTCCTCCTTCAACACCTGACTGGCCTGGACCAGGAGAAAGTCACAGTAGAGGAGAAG GTCTCGGCTGTGAACAAGTACGACCCTCCTCTGGAGGTGGTGGCAGCCAGGGAGCACATGAGTCACATGGTATACCAGCTGATGCAGCCCCAGGTCATCTATGATAG CACCCTGCCCAGTCTTGACTCTCCCTACCCCATGCTGGTGTTGACTGGGCCCCAGGCTTGTGGGAAGAGAGAGCTGGCCCACAAGCTCTGCCGAGAGTTCAACGACTTCTTCGGCTACGG AACCTGCCATACCACCAGGGGTCCCTACtttggagaggaggatgggagcgACTACCATTTTGTCACGGAGGAAGACTTTCAGAACATGATTCACATG GGTAAATTCCTCCAGACGATGCAGTATGCGGGCCACTGGTATGGTCTGTCTCGTGAGGCCATAGAAGACGTGGCCAGGGAGGGCTTGGCCTGCTGTGTGCACATGGAGCTGGAG GGCGTGTTCAGTCTGAAGAACAGCCACTTTGAGCCGCGTTACGTCCTGATGATCCCCACAGACAAGGAGCAGTACGGCAGGCGGCTGAGGACCAGAGCTCTGTACACCCAGACCCAGATAGATACGGCTGTAGCCCGCGTGGATACATACGTCCTGATCAACAGAGAGCGCCCAGGCTTCTTCGACAACGTCATCCCCTGTG atgaGCCAGTGGAGGCATACAGAACCCTGAGGCAGGTGGTGAAGGACtatctgggagtggaggagcagggaggagaggaccAGAGCACCACAGACACCCCCACAG AGTTGAAGAGGGACTCCCTAGTGGACGAGGCGCCCCCAGCCCCCTCCACCAGGCCAGAGACAGTCTTTATGTCCTGCTCCGCTCCAGACATGGACCCCTCAGACCACAACTGTAGGAAGTACTACAACAAGGTCCAGGCCCAGCTCACCCCACAGAAGACCTCAGCA GAGATGGCCTCCATCCACAGACGGCAGCAGCTGGTCAGAGAGGCTCTGATGGGGAAGAGTCCCAAAGCCTACACCCAGCTCTTCAAGAG gtgcgTTCTCACAGCTCCATCATCATTGGCCTCTCAGATGCAGCGGGACCCCACCCTCTCATCCCCCATGATGCCTAGAGCCAGCCATGACAGACAACACAACCACTCAGAGAATAGCAG CTCTGATGACTCCCGTGCTAGTTCTGGCCTGTCCATTCCCAGCTCAGCAGGGGCCTTCTCAGAGACAGCAGGGTCAGCCGGGTGTTCAGAGCTGGGCTTGGACACCACCGCGGAGCCCCTGGATGTCTCCTCTCTGGGACACAACCTGGACATGCTGAAAG ATCAAGTAGAATCTGGCCACACTCCTGACGCCCCTCGCCCCGGCTCCGAGCTCCTCTCTCCGGGCGCCACCGCCACCATGGCACGCCCAGGCTCCAACGCCAAACCCATCCTGCCACCTATCCTGTCGGGACGCAAAACCCCCGGACCCAGCCCTAAGCCCCAAACCctgagacatgagagagagggagagggagatgagtga
- the LOC110500994 gene encoding leucine-rich repeat and guanylate kinase domain-containing protein-like isoform X4 translates to MPYLIILDASHNQLTDFFGFQPPKNLKEVNFSHNQMSVMTHLSAYSSLSKLNLDYNCFSEIGGLLHCASLTHLSLAHNKISCIRGLDNLPIKDLCLRGNQIEKIENVETLRTLQVLDLSLNRISSLSGLQNLHLLGSINLESNLISEIKEATHIHDLCLLRELNLQRNLVQEQLDYRLAVIFLLQHLTGLDQEKVTVEEKVSAVNKYDPPLEVVAAREHMSHMVYQLMQPQVIYDSTLPSLDSPYPMLVLTGPQACGKRELAHKLCREFNDFFGYGTCHTTRGPYFGEEDGSDYHFVTEEDFQNMIHMGKFLQTMQYAGHWYGLSREAIEDVAREGLACCVHMELEGVFSLKNSHFEPRYVLMIPTDKEQYGRRLRTRALYTQTQIDTAVARVDTYVLINRERPGFFDNVIPCDEPVEAYRTLRQVVKDYLGVEEQGGEDQSTTDTPTASVTELKRDSLVDEAPPAPSTRPETVFMSCSAPDMDPSDHNCRKYYNKVQAQLTPQKTSAEMASIHRRQQLVREALMGKSPKAYTQLFKRCVLTAPSSLASQMQRDPTLSSPMMPRASHDRQHNHSENSSSDDSRASSGLSIPSSAGAFSETAGSAGCSELGLDTTAEPLDVSSLGHNLDMLKDQVESGHTPDAPRPGSELLSPGATATMARPGSNAKPILPPILSGRKTPGPSPKPQTLRHEREGEGDE, encoded by the exons ATGCCATATCTCATCATCCTGGATGCCTCCCACAACCAACTCACCGACTTCTTTGGATTCCAGCCGCCCAAGAACCTCAAG GAGGTAAACTTTTCCCATAACCAGATGTCAGTAATGACACATTTGTCAGCCTACTCGTCTTTGAGTAAACTGAATCTGGACT ACAACTGTTTCAGTGAGATCGGTGGTCTGCTGCATTGTGCCAGCCTCACACACCTCAGCCTGGCACACAACAAGATCTCCTGTATCAGAGGCCTGGACAACCTGCCAATCAAAGACCTCTGTCTG AGGGGGAATCAGATTGAGAAGATAGAGAATGTGGAGACTCTGAGAACCCTGCAGGTCCTGGATCTGTCTCTGAACCGCATCAGCAGTCTGTCAGGCCTGCAGAATCTCCATCTGCTGGGCTCCATCAATCTGGAGAGTAACCTG ATCAGTGAAATCAAGGAGGCCACACACATCCATGACCTGTGCCTGCTCCGGGAGCTGAATCTGCAGAGAAACCTAGTCCAG GAGCAACTGGACTACAGACTGGCAGTGATCTTCCTCCTTCAACACCTGACTGGCCTGGACCAGGAGAAAGTCACAGTAGAGGAGAAG GTCTCGGCTGTGAACAAGTACGACCCTCCTCTGGAGGTGGTGGCAGCCAGGGAGCACATGAGTCACATGGTATACCAGCTGATGCAGCCCCAGGTCATCTATGATAG CACCCTGCCCAGTCTTGACTCTCCCTACCCCATGCTGGTGTTGACTGGGCCCCAGGCTTGTGGGAAGAGAGAGCTGGCCCACAAGCTCTGCCGAGAGTTCAACGACTTCTTCGGCTACGG AACCTGCCATACCACCAGGGGTCCCTACtttggagaggaggatgggagcgACTACCATTTTGTCACGGAGGAAGACTTTCAGAACATGATTCACATG GGTAAATTCCTCCAGACGATGCAGTATGCGGGCCACTGGTATGGTCTGTCTCGTGAGGCCATAGAAGACGTGGCCAGGGAGGGCTTGGCCTGCTGTGTGCACATGGAGCTGGAG GGCGTGTTCAGTCTGAAGAACAGCCACTTTGAGCCGCGTTACGTCCTGATGATCCCCACAGACAAGGAGCAGTACGGCAGGCGGCTGAGGACCAGAGCTCTGTACACCCAGACCCAGATAGATACGGCTGTAGCCCGCGTGGATACATACGTCCTGATCAACAGAGAGCGCCCAGGCTTCTTCGACAACGTCATCCCCTGTG atgaGCCAGTGGAGGCATACAGAACCCTGAGGCAGGTGGTGAAGGACtatctgggagtggaggagcagggaggagaggaccAGAGCACCACAGACACCCCCACAG CATCTGTGACAGAGTTGAAGAGGGACTCCCTAGTGGACGAGGCGCCCCCAGCCCCCTCCACCAGGCCAGAGACAGTCTTTATGTCCTGCTCCGCTCCAGACATGGACCCCTCAGACCACAACTGTAGGAAGTACTACAACAAGGTCCAGGCCCAGCTCACCCCACAGAAGACCTCAGCA GAGATGGCCTCCATCCACAGACGGCAGCAGCTGGTCAGAGAGGCTCTGATGGGGAAGAGTCCCAAAGCCTACACCCAGCTCTTCAAGAG gtgcgTTCTCACAGCTCCATCATCATTGGCCTCTCAGATGCAGCGGGACCCCACCCTCTCATCCCCCATGATGCCTAGAGCCAGCCATGACAGACAACACAACCACTCAGAGAATAGCAG CTCTGATGACTCCCGTGCTAGTTCTGGCCTGTCCATTCCCAGCTCAGCAGGGGCCTTCTCAGAGACAGCAGGGTCAGCCGGGTGTTCAGAGCTGGGCTTGGACACCACCGCGGAGCCCCTGGATGTCTCCTCTCTGGGACACAACCTGGACATGCTGAAAG ATCAAGTAGAATCTGGCCACACTCCTGACGCCCCTCGCCCCGGCTCCGAGCTCCTCTCTCCGGGCGCCACCGCCACCATGGCACGCCCAGGCTCCAACGCCAAACCCATCCTGCCACCTATCCTGTCGGGACGCAAAACCCCCGGACCCAGCCCTAAGCCCCAAACCctgagacatgagagagagggagagggagatgagtga